In Archaeoglobus profundus DSM 5631, the sequence TAGCAAGAAGATACCATGAACGTCTTCGAGAGGATACTCTCATCTAGCAGAATATTTAAAAATAGGGATGTTTTACGTCACACCTACACTCCCGACGAGTTACCGCACAGAGATGAGCAGATCAACGCCTTGGCAACGATATTAGCACCAGCTTTAAGATACGAAACTCCTTCAAACGTTTTGATATACGGTAAGACTGGTACTGGTAAAACTGCTACGGTCAAGTTCGTTGCAAGACAGCTTGAGGAGATGAGTTCCAAGCTTGGAGTAAGATGCTTCATACACTACATAAACTGCGAGTTGATCGATACTCAGTATAGGGTTTTCGCTTCGATAGCCAACGCTTTAGGTAGAAACATTCCCATGACGGGTTTACCTACGGATCACGTCTACGAAGAGATGAAGAAGGCGTTGGATTTGAGAAGACAGGTGGTTATAATTGTCTTGGATGAGATAGACAAGTTAGTTAAAAAGGGTGATGAAGCCCTCTACAACTTAACGAGGATAAACTCCGAATTGATCAATGCGAAGGTTAGTATAATAGGCATATCAAACGATTTGAAGTTCAAGAGCTTTTTAGACCCGCGTGTATTGAGTTCCTTAAGCGAGGAAGAGCTTGTATTTCCCCCTTACAACGCCGAACAGCTTAGAGATATTCTCGAGCAGAGAGCAAAACTTGCGTTTCACGATGGTGTTTTAGATGACGATGTTATTCCGTTCTGCTCGGCTTTAGCTGCACAGGAACACGGAGATGCCAGAAAGGCTTTAGATTTGCTTAGGGTTAGTGGTGAAATAGCCGAGAGAGAAGGTGCGGACAGGGTTACGAAGGAGCATGTGAAGAAAGCTGTTAAGAAGATTGAAAGCGATCAGATTGCAGAAACCGTAAGAACTTTGCCAACTCATAGCAAAGTTCTGCTATTCGGAATGATCGTTCTTACGGAATCTGGTTACAGGAAGTTTACGACTGGTGAAGTTTACACAGTTTACAGAAACCTCTGTAAGAAAATTGGCTTAGACGCGCTAACTCAAAGAAGAGTAAGTGATTTGATTTCCGAACTCGATATGCTCGGGATAATAAACTCCATCATAATATCAAAAGGTAGATATGGGAGGA encodes:
- a CDS encoding ORC1-type DNA replication protein — its product is MNVFERILSSSRIFKNRDVLRHTYTPDELPHRDEQINALATILAPALRYETPSNVLIYGKTGTGKTATVKFVARQLEEMSSKLGVRCFIHYINCELIDTQYRVFASIANALGRNIPMTGLPTDHVYEEMKKALDLRRQVVIIVLDEIDKLVKKGDEALYNLTRINSELINAKVSIIGISNDLKFKSFLDPRVLSSLSEEELVFPPYNAEQLRDILEQRAKLAFHDGVLDDDVIPFCSALAAQEHGDARKALDLLRVSGEIAEREGADRVTKEHVKKAVKKIESDQIAETVRTLPTHSKVLLFGMIVLTESGYRKFTTGEVYTVYRNLCKKIGLDALTQRRVSDLISELDMLGIINSIIISKGRYGRTREIRLEMPVDDLKAVLLEDYRLEALSSYEKNLKSLTTLDTFGEA